The genomic region ACTGGATCCCGGCCACGGCGGTATTGACACCGGCGCGATTGGTCGTAACGGCTCTAAAGAGAAACACGTTGTACTGGCGATAGCCAAAAATGTCCGTTCTATCCTGCGCAGCCAGGGAATCGACTGTCGGTTGACGCGTTCAGGCGATACCTTCATCCCCTTATACGACCGCGTCGAGATCGCCCATAAGCACGGTGCCGATCTGTTTATGTCCATTCACGCAGATGGATTTACTAACCCCAACGCTGCGGGCGCGTCGGTCTTCGCGCTTTCCAATCGCGGGGCCAGTAGCGCCATGGCGAAATATCTGTCAGATCGCGAAAACCGCGCCGACGAAGTCGCCGGGAAAAAAGCGACCGACAAAGACCATCTGCTACAGCAAGTGCTTTTCGATCTGGTGCAGACTGACACGATTAAGAACAGCCTGACGCTGGGATCGCACATTCTTAAGAAGATCAAGCCGGTACACAAGTTGCACAGCCGTTCAACGGAACAGGCGGCCTTTGTGGTGCTAAAATCACCTTCAATTCCCTCGGTGCTGGTGGAAACCTCGTTTATCACCAACCCGGAAGAAGAGCGTCTGCTGGGCACCACCGCATTCCGGCAAAAAATTGCGACCGCCATCGCCAACGGCGTCGTGAGCTATTTTCACTGGTTTGATAACCAAAAAGCCCATTCGAAGAAACGTTAATCATGAAACCCGATGCACAGCGCGTAAAACAGTTCCTTTTAGCCCTGCAGGATGACATCTGCCAGCAGCTTACAGCTATTGACGGAGCTGGATTTGTTGAGGATAGCTGGCAGCGTGAGGCGGGCGGCGGCGGTCGTAGTCGGGTACTGCGCAACGGGGGTATTTTTGAACAGGCGGGCGTCAATTTCTCTCACGTCCACGGTGACGCCATGCCAGCCTCTGCTACGGCGCATCGCCCGGAGTTGGCAGGGCGCAGCTTTGAAGCGATGGGCGTTTCGCTGGTGGTGCATCCGCTTAATCCCTACATTCCCACCAGCCACGCCAACGTGCGTTTCTTTATTGCCGAAAAACCGGGTGCCGATCCGGTCTGGTGGTTTGGCGGTGGTTTTGACCTGACGCCTTATTATGGTTTCGAAGAGGATGCCGTTCACTGGCACCAGACGGCGCGCGATCTCTGTCAGCCGTTTGGCGAAGATGTCTACTCTCGCTATAAAAAGTGGTGCGACGACTATTTCTTTCTGAAGCACCGCAACGAGCAGCGCGGCATTGGCGGACTGTTTTTTGACGATCTGAATACCCCGGATTTTGACCACTGCTTTGCCTTTATGCAGGCGGTCGGCGAGGGGTATACGAACGCTTATCTGCCGATTGTTGAGCGCCGTAAAGAAATGGCATGGGGCGAGCGCGAACGCGATTTCCAGTTGTATCGTCGCGGCCGCTATGTGGAGTTTAATCTGGTCTGGGATCGCGGCACGCTGTTTGGCTTACAGACCGGCGGGCGCACCGAATCGATTCTGATGTCGATGCCGCCGCTGGTGCGTTGGGAGTATGACTATCAGCCGGAAGACGGCAGCCCGGAAGCGGCGCTCAGTGAGTTTATCAAGGTTCGTGACTGGGTGTGATGACGCACTTCTGAATGGCGGCTAACGCCTTATCCGGCCTACAATATTGGTGCGATTTGTGGCCGGATAAGACGCGAATGCGACGCCATCCGGCATCAGTCGCCAATCCTACATCCACTGGCGCATTCGTTGGTGCAGCGTCAGCGACGGTTTCTCGGCAAACAGCTGCTGGTAATCCGTGGCAAACTGCCCCAAATGCCAGAATCCCCACTGCATCGCCGCATCCTTGACCGTTGAACTTTGCGACCAGGGGCTGATCAATTCCCGGCGTACCGCATTCAGACGAATGCGTTTCAGCCACGCGTTAGGGCCAATACCGAGGATGGCATGAAAAGCATTCTGTAGTGTGCGCCGACTCACGTGCAGTTGATTACAGAGATCGAGCACCGTCAGCGGCTCTGACATGTTTTCCAGCACATATTCCCGCGCCCGTGACAGCAGCTTACGATAGCCCTGATGGCTGATGCTTTCTGGCGTACTGAATGGCTGAGCGTCTTCCAGCATCGTCCCCATCGCCAGCAGCAAATTATCCCCCAACACCTTACGCACTGCGGGTTGGCGAAGATTTTCCGGGTTCTCACTGAAGGTCGCCAGCGCCTGCTGAACGAATCCCCACAGCGCCGCCTTGTGCTGCTCTTTCACTTCCAGCGCCGACTGGTTGCGCAGCATATGCAGCACTCTCTCCGGATTATGTAAAAACTGCGCCTGTCGCGTAATGACCTCCTCCGAAATCACCACGCCAAGAATGGTGTAATCATCCGGCGTACTGAGTTCGAACTCCGTTCCGCCAGGGCGGGTGGCAATTTCAGCATTGCCCAGACATTGCGCACCAATAAACCCTTGTTCGCCACGCCTGGCCGGAATGCCAAACCAAAACGAGTTCGGCCACACCAGGCACGACTGGCGCAGCGCCAGCCCGGTGTATTCACGAAAT from Citrobacter sp. RHB25-C09 harbors:
- the amiA gene encoding N-acetylmuramoyl-L-alanine amidase AmiA, with amino-acid sequence MSTFKPLKTLTSRRQVLKAGLAALTLTGMLNATAKEAPLKTSNGHSQPARKKSGGKRIVVLDPGHGGIDTGAIGRNGSKEKHVVLAIAKNVRSILRSQGIDCRLTRSGDTFIPLYDRVEIAHKHGADLFMSIHADGFTNPNAAGASVFALSNRGASSAMAKYLSDRENRADEVAGKKATDKDHLLQQVLFDLVQTDTIKNSLTLGSHILKKIKPVHKLHSRSTEQAAFVVLKSPSIPSVLVETSFITNPEEERLLGTTAFRQKIATAIANGVVSYFHWFDNQKAHSKKR
- the hemF gene encoding oxygen-dependent coproporphyrinogen oxidase, yielding MKPDAQRVKQFLLALQDDICQQLTAIDGAGFVEDSWQREAGGGGRSRVLRNGGIFEQAGVNFSHVHGDAMPASATAHRPELAGRSFEAMGVSLVVHPLNPYIPTSHANVRFFIAEKPGADPVWWFGGGFDLTPYYGFEEDAVHWHQTARDLCQPFGEDVYSRYKKWCDDYFFLKHRNEQRGIGGLFFDDLNTPDFDHCFAFMQAVGEGYTNAYLPIVERRKEMAWGERERDFQLYRRGRYVEFNLVWDRGTLFGLQTGGRTESILMSMPPLVRWEYDYQPEDGSPEAALSEFIKVRDWV
- the eutR gene encoding HTH-type transcriptional regulator EutR, which codes for MKKTRTANLHHLYHEALPEDVKLTPLVEVDNVHHRRTSDVYEHALTITAWQQIYDQLHPGKFHGEFTEILLDDIQVFREYTGLALRQSCLVWPNSFWFGIPARRGEQGFIGAQCLGNAEIATRPGGTEFELSTPDDYTILGVVISEEVITRQAQFLHNPERVLHMLRNQSALEVKEQHKAALWGFVQQALATFSENPENLRQPAVRKVLGDNLLLAMGTMLEDAQPFSTPESISHQGYRKLLSRAREYVLENMSEPLTVLDLCNQLHVSRRTLQNAFHAILGIGPNAWLKRIRLNAVRRELISPWSQSSTVKDAAMQWGFWHLGQFATDYQQLFAEKPSLTLHQRMRQWM